CCGTATTTTCCGCACTATAAAGCGCACCGGATTATAAGACACAGTCTCAATTACGGGGTCTATTTCTGTACTTAACCCATACATAAGGCGCACCGTATTATAAGGCGCACGCTAAAATACACTGTCTGCAAAATAAAGGTAATGAAAGCAAAACAGTTAACATAGTTTAGTTGAACTTTATTGTACTATTTAACAATACactcacattatttttttaaatcagtctTCTCTCACAAATCCATCAAAGTCCTCATCTTCTATGTCTGAATTGAACAGCTGGGCAGTTTCGTCATCAAACACGCCGGGTTCTCTCTCATCATTGTCGGAGTCAGTCTCATTGCCGGGTGGCTGTTCAGCAATGATGCCGGCTTTTGCGAAAGCTCGGACAACAGTTAAAGCAGACACCTTAGCCCAGGCATCCACATTCCATTCACATATGGTGGCGTAACTCGCCCGGCGCTGCCTACCAGTCTTAGTAAAAGAGTGTTCGCCGTCTGTCATCCATTGCTCCCACGCAGCTCGCAACTTCACTTTAAACGCCCTGTTTACACCAATATCCAGCGGTTGGAGTTCTTCTGTTAGTCCTCCCGGAATGACAGCAAGCTCCGAATTCATTTGCTTCACTTGGTTTTTCACAGTAGCGGTAAGATGGGCGCGCATGGAGTCGCAGATCAACAGGGACGGTGATGTGTGGAAAAAACCATCCAGTCTCTTTACGTACACCTCTCTCAGCCACTCATTCATTTTTTCCTCATCCATCCACCCCTTTTGATTGGCCTTAATGATGACTCCAGCTGGAAACTTTTCTTTTGGCTGTGTCTTCCTCTTAAAAATTACCATAGGTGGTAGTTTCTGTCCATCACCATGGCAACCAAGAACAACAGTGAAAGCCGACTTCTCATGGCACGTGGTGTGTATTGAGACCGCGCAATTGATGAGACCGCGTGTATTGATGTGTTTGGGCTGGATGTTTATGTCGGTAATCTTGTTACTGCAGTAAGTGCGGAAGATGTTCAGCTTTTCTTTGTAATCCGCTGGCAGTTGTTGCGCCACGGTAGTCCGTGCGCGGATAGAGAGATGGCGCCTTTTCATGAAACGAAAGCACCAAGACGGGCCTCCTTGAAAGTGTTCGATCCCCATGTCTTGTGCTATCTTTGTTGCCCTCAGTCGAATGGTGACTGTAGAGACACTTCTTCCGGCTGTTCTCTGCTCAATCAATTGCTTAAGTTGGTCTTCTAACTGTGGCCACCTTGCTTTCTTCCCGCGGAAACTCTGTTTCGTCTTCTTAACTTGGCGCAGTTCATTTTCTTGTTTCCTCCACTTCCAAACCATAGATTCATTCATTTGGAATTGTTTCGCAGCGGCTCTATTCCCATTTACAACCGCGTAACTAATAGCATTTAGTTTGAATTGTGCCTCGTAAGCATGTCTCTTCATTGGTGCCATTTTCGGGGATCATTAGACAAACATATGTAGTTTTGATTGGTTTATTGCTGCTGCATACGGAGTGTACGTTTTACGTCCCTGTGTCGGCGGGAAATGCTCCGACAGCCAATCAAGCGGAGCGCTTTCCGAAATCACACAacaacatttttacagatttttgaaCTCCGTGCACACATAAGGCGCACCGGATTATTAGGCGCACGGCCGTTTTATGACAAAATTTAAGGCTTTTAGGTGCGCCTTATAGTGcggaaaatactgtaaataaaaaagtaaaaaattgtaaaactgcAATAGTTTTGTCCTTTACAGTTTAGAAAATGCTGCttgttttaagagtttttagatatgtGGACTAAAACAAGATCAAAACTCTAAGTAagattgttgttttgtttgctttttgcaGTGTATGTTCTGTGACGATCAGCGGTTGTGATGTGCAGGACCTGCAGTGGATCAGTGGTGTCACTGAATTTTCTGATCACACATGCCAGTGTTCTGAGCTTCACCGGGACCTTTAGTTTCAGCAGCAGAAACATTAGCTCAGACTGATGGAGGAGTCCTGATCCCGACGAGTCcagtgatgtcacttcctgctCCATCAGCTCCAGTTTGTTTTGCTCCAAATCCTGCAGTTCCTCTGAGAGACACGTGAGGAGGCCGTGCTGCGGATCCTCACTCTGCACAGGTCagtttgaagtcagaatcattagctttcttgaatcattagccccccctgtatatttttccccaatttctgttcaacatagAGAagatttctaagcataatagttttaataactcatttttaataacagattttttgccatgatgacagtaaataatattttactagatatttttcaggatactagtattcagcttaaagtgacatttaaaggctgaactaggttaattagggtaaaattatggtaattaggcaagtcactgtataacagtggtttgttccgtggaaaattgaaaatatatatcGCATAAAGGCGCTAATAATCGGTTAAACTGCAAGAATTAAAATTACTTTGTCACTTTTTTAAATACACTACTGTTCAATGACAACAAATTATTGCTTTTCTTTAGTATTGATGCAttaaactgaccaaaaacaaaataatgaatacaTCCATATTGTTAAGAGGAGGTCTTTTACAATGAATTGaaaatattatatgttatttGTGTTTCATGATATTATTTAATACTTCTCCAATTGCGTTTAAACGAAAGAAGGCATACCATTACCATTATCATTACCATTACTCTGTGTATTCCaacagaaaacagttattttaaatacattataaatcataatttttaacaaatattagtttttttattaaataaatatttgaactaatccttcaaaataacttttttttgaaaAAGGCTTATTTCCTAGAACTAAACAGTTGACTTTATTCTATTCCATTGACAATTTTAAGAAGAAGAATACgaatgaaagaccaacaaataatccaggtaaaaacGCGTCTGTCTGTGCAGACAACACTCGACGTTGATTTGAGCACTTCTGTAACTTGGTTAGCATTTGCTTGGCGACATTGTCTGAAGCGATCTTGAAATGGTAACGTTAGCTATAGTTGCTTTGTGTATATATATGCTTTGTCGTTTTCAATGTTTTTTCTCCCtaaaataagataatttgaaTGATTGAAGTgtaatatttttacacatttttcttaaatgttttaagcatctccaatgtgttaaataaagagtgtttattttgtaatcGTGTCTTTTTATGTCAAtagtactaaaataataataataaaattatataataaaatatttaggacaaaactAAAAGGTTTACAGTCGTTAACTGTTAAATTAGTTTTTACAGTAactaaccattttcagacactacgaTAACATGCTGTAAACTGATTTAcgattgtatactgtaaatctcaaatacagtaacttactggcaacactgttgccagtaagttactgtaaaaaccctttgaaatgtccaACAGTGTACAATTGGCAATCTCTAGAAATGTTTATAGGGcttcgttttcagaatgagcctatgttaacaTTTTGTTGTGTTATTGATTTGTATCAATAAATGAAGAATCATCATATTGATCAAAAGTAGACTGGGGTACTCGGGCTCGGTTCTCAATCCCTTgctttttgcattataaaaagaAAGTCCTTTGCTTAATCCTGCATCAATTTCACCTGGCAGTTATTTACTCAATAAATCAGCTGAATGTACTCAAAAAGtcagctgtttaactctaggagacttgtaaaatgagcgtTTTTTTCAAAAATGGTGGAGTGTTGCTTTAAGTGTTTGCATAAttgaaaacataaatataaataacaatataagCTATACCTCAAACTCGATTTAGAGTCACTGTGAACATGAAATCTCACCTGTTCCTCTGTAAAATGAGGATTTTGCAGGAGTTGTTTCGAGGAGCTTGGGTTGGTTGTGGATTTCGGATATATGTATGATTGTGATCGGTCTCCGCATGGTGCCGTCACACACCGTCTGTCTGGAAACTGGAACATTACCAAATATTAGCATCCTGCTGTCTTTTGCATGAGCTTCAAACTATGAAAGTGTTTATTCGTCTAGTAAACTCTAGTAGGggtttcagcaccatggacagcgcAGTTATTTCAAACGATACGTGCTAGGTTTTAGAAACTGATTTGAAAAATGGCCAATGGCAATCACACACTGCTgagtgttagggttagggttagtcaTTATTTAAGATGCCATTAACACtattgtgctttcattttaaaaatacacacatacatttgttCTGTTATTGATTTGTATCAGTAAATGAAGAATCTTCATATTGATCAAAAGTAGACTGTGGGTTACCTCAAGGCTCAGTTCTTAGTCCCTtgcttttttcattgtaaaaaagAAATTCCTTTGCTTTATCCTGCATCATTTTCACttggaaattatttaaattcaagatCATCATGGATGATGACGTGGTTCAAGCCttagctgagtcagttggcatttctgtgtggagtttgcaagtattccccgtgtttgcttgggtttcctccaggttctccaatttcccccacagtccaaagacatgtagggTAGGTGAACTGGGTttgctaaaattggccatagtgtatgagtgtgaatgagtgtgtatggatgtttcccagtgatgtgttgcagctggaagggcattcgctgtgtaaaacatatgctggataagttggcggttcatttcgctgtggtgatcgcagattaataaagggactaagccgaaaagaaaatgaatgaatgaatcattatggatacgtacccctatatacatttctggatgaTGTGAAATACATTCCagaaggtacttttttttttcaccagaggtcactgtgtatgctttttcagatctcaaatttttttcatgAGTGCCATTTGCTCCTGCTGTTCTCATATAAATCCACCAGAAATTGCTgttaaatgactgactgaccccCAACCCCCCCATACCCCCCCACTCtttttcttccctaaacccaaccaacaattttaaaaggcaatccagaaaaagaaaagccctcgtatgtttttttttttttttttttttaccatttcttcaaatcttaccacattctcaccctattaattacctgtttattatattttttgcctTCCATACAGAgctaagcggtcagctggtagctcGAAAAGAAAGAGAAGCTGTCTGTGATGTCATACCAccttgtagcattcgttttaaatactttgtagctctggctacataattcgagctctccagatatgtatacaggggtatgtttTCTCAATGAGCCTGTGCTTGCTTTTTAGCTTTTTGAAACATTGCAGCAATGTGTCAAGGAAATaactgtttttgttattttgatggtccatttgagtattagttgactgtctgctaaatatctgctgatactgttCCTttgacagacatttaactgactataagaaactttgtaagtacGTCAacgtacactaaccctaaccccatctaatagtctacttataatctaatgagaatttaaattcaacacaggCCATCAAAAAAAAAGTGGGACACAATCCGTGCACGTCCATTGGAAATAACACACTTTAGCATGGAGTGATTATAagaaaagtgtctggtgcaaatgtttAAAAACTGGTGCGAGGGttaagtgtcagagagatgaaagagtgtgttttctacaggtggtttttcAAGCCCACTTAACTGTGTGAGGCAAAATCAGAATTGCATAAAAAGGTTGGTGTTTCCGTACCTGTTGGAGAGCATCTAACAGGTTATCTTTGTGCTCAGCTGGTCTCAGGTCATAAGAAGGGGATTTTCTGCTCAAATCTTCATCCGTGACTTTGTTCGATGAATTGTTTCTGTCTTCTGAGCTGTTGATTATTTCGAGATGATCTATGGGACTATATAACTGTTCCAGACAACATACTTATggtttatatatttgtgtttgggtacagctctttttgtttgcaactattatttatgcatttacagttgaagtcagaattattagtcctcctctatattttcccccaatttctgttttacagaaagaatttttaactaatttctaaacataatagtttcaataactaatttataataactgatttatgttatcttGACATGATGACCGTaaaaatatttaactagatatttttcaagacacttctatacagcttaaagtgaaatttaaaggcttaactccaacccaagctcattctggaaacgtagccccacggacgtttctggagaccatgatttacgtggctggaggtacgtatttgcgcgttttttttttttctttttttatcgaGCGAACGCTGTGGGGCAGTGTGACgacgctccgcccctcctctttgcGCTTGTCGGctcgcctccgtgtggagggctttcccgcttcaaccagtttgtccgttcagctcgcagcgttacgtcggcggagcggaggcccggaggagccggccgcggcgaTGACCAGGATCGAGTCGGAAGAAGAGCGGTTTCctgaaatcaggtaagatgaaaagcagaatccaaaaaaaataaaagcgaatgAGTTCGCGACGGGGCGAGATCCAAAAACGCTGTCAAAATCGGATGAGggctttttttctggacggcttttgcaaatcgttgcttgggtttagggaaggaggacgaGGATGAAACTCCACAgttttacgtgagaacagcgcgggcgtgaaCGGCGTGCGCTCCCAAGAGGCATCctagacgcgaaaaagcgcgctcagcggcctctcgcgaaaacaaaaactgctcgaatacgtacctcccgggacgtatttcgcggtctccagaaacaaccacggggctacgtttccacaatgaccCCGGGTTGCTCAACTCGGTTAATTAAGACAAAGTCAAGGTATGAGGCAAgttttgtataacaatggtttgttctgtagacaatataaaaatattgcttaaaggggcaaaaaatattgaccttaaaatgattttaaataataataataaatgcttcatttattctagccaaaataaaacaataagactttctccagaataaaaaacaaatataggaaatactgttaaaaaatgcttcctctgctaaacatcatttgggaaatgtttaagaaggaaaaaaacattctcaggaaggtgaataattttgactttaactgtttatCCTTTTATGAACATGAAGTTATATGAAACAAATATGTGTTTTCCCTTTGAGGAATACGTGTACCTTTTGGACCcatcaataaaatatttaatatgctTTCCACCAACAATCTTCACCACCAGCTGAGGTTTGATGCTGTTCTCTGTGGTTCTCCATCCGTCCATGATGAGTGActataaatacacacagacatatgCATATATTGGCCATgaaaaacatttacacatttaaaaacgTGTATATTTACTGCACTTTTCTTTATGCTTAAAGCTCCCCTGAAACCAAAATCAATGTTAGTAACATTATACTAATGTTTAAGCTAATATacttcaaaacaaaagcaaaattagcattttcaaagatttaagtatttaaaacaTGCAGTTTCTAAAAAACAATTCAAGAATATTTATGACATCACTGCGCACTTTAGCTTCCAATCAGATGTTctgaccaattaaatgctctctatTACCTAAAGCCACACCCCCTAAAAGACGCAACTGAAATCAGTCATTTGTTAACACGTTATCCAATGTTTACACAGATGGTTTGCCTAATGTATAAGAAATTAATAACTGGTTTGATacgtttaataatattaataataataataataatatctggtTGTGTTAATTTTAATTCCTGACTGGCAATATAAACAACATGCtatttgctgtttttaaaagggGGTGAAGCTACCTAAGATGCCCAGTCCTGtcttcatgtttatttttaattacgtCACACACTGGACAAAGCTGTATATTTCAAGGCACTTCAGGGGACCTTTAAAGATTCCAAACCTATCAATGTCATAGACGTCACATTTATGTACAAATCTAATAAAAGCAGGAGGAAACACACCCACCTGTTTCACTAAATCTCCTCCAGGTCTGTAGAAAAGCACAGTTTTACGAACGCAGCTGATTTGTGTTTCAGATACAAGCACGGGTGAAGCTCAGAGCAGAGGATCCTCAAATAGGAGCAGTGCCTGTTCTCTCTTGGGTCCTGTGGGCTCCAGGGTAATGTGAGCTGTGCCATGGCGACCCGGCCGGTCACAGCCGCTTCCAGTGCATATACAGATAAGAGTGATTTATTACTGTACGCCTCTGCCTGACTGCACAATGATAAAGTAAATGGCTTTTAAAAGACtaaaaaccttttatttatttatttttttagctctaagtaacattttatatttatataattgcaCCATTTGAGCTTTGCACCAcaacaaaatcaaacatttacAGCAAAAAGTATTTTACTCTTTGCTATTTAATTATATTCTGCCCTGTAGCCTGGTAGGTGACATTTAGTTTAGTGTAATttcatttaaatacatatattttgttGAATAATAATCCTGACATAAAattgttgtaaataataaaacaaaaatttaattatcttttcattaattatatatttcattatttatcttGTACTTTATCTGCTGTGTAATTATACTAatattttttaggtattttttacTTGCCACGCACGAGTAGAGCTTTGAactataatgaaaaaataaataaatatagttaaatataatttaatataattaaaataataattatttaattattaatttaattataaaatcaatattcattcattcattttcttttcggcttagtcactttattaatctgctattagcggaataaaccgccaacttatccagcagtgttttacaaagcggatgccctttccgccacaacccaacactggaaaaaaaaaaatatatatatatattataggtgggcatatattattttatttttaatctagattaatctcactgtaatcttggaattaatcttctttaaaatggctcatttgaattctgccgaaggcattcagaatatgtgtgctactaaagtcataactgaactaaacagaaatggaattaagacatgtggagtatgcagatattagtggcattattgaagtaaacacagcaatcaaactattaccatcatgtaggacttttcggcATATTTTTAGACAAGATTCACACACACGGCTGTCACTAAAGgaccgcacaaacacacacaatacagaatttttttttctttccatttggcgtgcattattaaattccccaacactctcaccagtccttactccttatttgcgtctaataccccagtttgttaCGAGTTCATGactgaaatgttcatgagttaaagtgaaactgccgaactgcagttaaattcaggcatcctgctgatttgattaagaagggcacttttttgtcagacggctcaccggccAGGTGTACATCCGCGCTATAATATCAAGGtcaagtcatcatagcttgcgtagaatagacccagctcccaacccaactttgaaaatagattaacggcaatatattttttttttgcgtgcGATAAGAGTCTTGTGTTAAcgctgataacggcccaccactagtaaatataaatatatatatatatatatatatatatatatatatatatatatatatatatatatatatatatatatatatataatttatttatttatacaacagtataACTAATTGTAGTCGTGAGATATTAAagcaatatcagcactcgtacagcctcttcaccttcTTGTGTATTACTAAGCCCACACTAGGACTAAAGAGGGACTAAACAACTTAcagcagtttgacaaatattgctgctgttggacaacagaatgtacttttgaggctttttaggcaagaatgtagttgtttagattgcatcaatgcagtttatttataagaa
The nucleotide sequence above comes from Danio rerio strain Tuebingen ecotype United States chromosome 23, GRCz12tu, whole genome shotgun sequence. Encoded proteins:
- the c23h1orf87 gene encoding uncharacterized protein C1orf87 homolog isoform X2, giving the protein MDGWRTTENSIKPQLVVKIVGGKHIKYFIDGSKSSEDRNNSSNKVTDEDLSRKSPSYDLRPAEHKDNLLDALQQFPDRRCVTAPCGDRSQSYIYPKSTTNPSSSKQLLQNPHFTEEQSEDPQHGLLTCLSEELQDLEQNKLELMEQEVTSLDSSGSGLLHQSELMFLLLKLKVPVKLRTLACVIRKFSDTTDPLQVHYRELLKFIQRAAQDDNQPSVEAEICNASVADTDLESVSVRSENAENGETWLQRFQKMEMALRMCDTKNTGYVDRDQAKRLILNYSLIFDLDLSPVKVSEVTRSTQREGRVHLASALQQLKER
- the c23h1orf87 gene encoding uncharacterized protein C1orf87 homolog isoform X1 → MDGWRTTENSIKPQLVVKIVGGKHIKYFIDGSKSPIDHLEIINSSEDRNNSSNKVTDEDLSRKSPSYDLRPAEHKDNLLDALQQFPDRRCVTAPCGDRSQSYIYPKSTTNPSSSKQLLQNPHFTEEQSEDPQHGLLTCLSEELQDLEQNKLELMEQEVTSLDSSGSGLLHQSELMFLLLKLKVPVKLRTLACVIRKFSDTTDPLQVHYRELLKFIQRAAQDDNQPSVEAEICNASVADTDLESVSVRSENAENGETWLQRFQKMEMALRMCDTKNTGYVDRDQAKRLILNYSLIFDLDLSPVKVSEVTRSTQREGRVHLASALQQLKER
- the c23h1orf87 gene encoding uncharacterized protein C1orf87 homolog isoform X3; the encoded protein is MRTAGANGTHEKNLRSEKAYTVTSGEKKKYLLECISHHPEMYIGFPDRRCVTAPCGDRSQSYIYPKSTTNPSSSKQLLQNPHFTEEQSEDPQHGLLTCLSEELQDLEQNKLELMEQEVTSLDSSGSGLLHQSELMFLLLKLKVPVKLRTLACVIRKFSDTTDPLQVHYRELLKFIQRAAQDDNQPSVEAEICNASVADTDLESVSVRSENAENGETWLQRFQKMEMALRMCDTKNTGYVDRDQAKRLILNYSLIFDLDLSPVKVSEVTRSTQREGRVHLASALQQLKER